From one Candidatus Neomarinimicrobiota bacterium genomic stretch:
- a CDS encoding TonB-dependent receptor, whose amino-acid sequence MKRFRSFSLTTRAVGIVLTVLVLVSGSLWGVTTGKLAGRVLVAETGEPLAGVDVVVVGTVLGAATDADGNYTILNVPPGTYSLRASYIGYAQTTVEGVKVNLNLTTTVDYGLQVEAVAGEEVTVVAERPIVQPDISANIANVSAEDIEFVPIAGITEFINLQAGIEPGMRIRGAGTDNLAFVVDGASMRDARSNRPFSNVSYTAIDEVQIQTGGFSAEYGNVQSGLINVVTKDPPRNRYIADVLLRYTPAQPMSFGGTAKDDNAYYWRPYTDPDVMLVGTENGPWDTYTQRQYPKFDGWTSFAEGSPLTAEQLQEVFAWHTRKSVEIEEPEYDIDATLGGPLVPGLGGSLGGLRFLASYRQTQDPYLFPQARKVATTNTAQLKLLADLGPSMKLTLSALRGEESGTAHAAFATVENELPQEGGIPSYPWSLGGQIGEEEAGNNMYSEPGGHVARSTIFGTDRYAITDVTRAQFGASFTHALNSRTFYQIRLNRMVSNYDSHPDSRRDELESVGEDNGNALKSFQIYDSSGVAIPDSFYYLDSAPFGWTSSGTSNPGSALRLGGHWARARDTSVVAVTTIKFDLTNQINSFNELQSGLELILYDFDMNYGSDDSVIVHIDRSKQRWERNTTQFALYVQDKLEFKGMIANVGLRLDYYNPGKDWWKYDAFERVFNSKGRDTRDDELEKEDTDKQTALSPRIGVSFPITVNSKLFFNYGHFRDILVQREQFQISTQWQGNIGNIGNPNHPLKKTVSYELGYEQNLLDQYLLRLSGYYNDRSNLPEDVYRQSIDGEVHYVVSQPRHYGDVRGLEITLNKIRGRWFRGFVNYTYMVEKEGNFGLLAQFENDVTQLDYERTTEEHYQQKPIAQPFARADLEFILPATFGPRLIGTHLLGDWHLNVLSSWRAGDVFTWGGRGGVPPGLRDNVRMRDFMSVDLRFSKNFDLGLGRTQFFVDVANVFNLKYMYFHPDNRQPFEGLDDELLDYSQYMESLHLSKDVFEDIDNVPYIFIDGDDRPGDYRNAGVAFVPIEITADKDNLPTFDYLEPDRRVLGWVEGDKTGEGTYYEYNKNTDTWETASSSFVDQVLDDKAYIDMPNETYRTFLNPRKILFGIRVSF is encoded by the coding sequence ATGAAAAGATTTAGGAGCTTCAGTTTGACAACTCGCGCGGTTGGGATTGTTTTGACCGTTTTGGTCTTAGTTTCGGGTAGCTTGTGGGGAGTGACAACAGGCAAGCTCGCTGGGCGCGTGCTCGTCGCCGAAACCGGAGAGCCACTTGCCGGTGTCGATGTCGTTGTTGTTGGTACTGTTCTGGGTGCGGCAACTGATGCTGACGGAAACTACACAATTCTCAATGTCCCTCCCGGTACCTACTCCTTGCGAGCCTCCTACATAGGCTACGCCCAGACGACAGTTGAAGGCGTGAAGGTCAATCTTAATCTAACCACGACGGTTGATTACGGTCTGCAGGTGGAGGCGGTAGCTGGGGAAGAGGTTACGGTTGTGGCAGAGCGGCCGATCGTGCAGCCCGATATCTCAGCAAACATAGCCAATGTGAGTGCAGAAGATATTGAGTTTGTTCCTATAGCGGGCATCACAGAGTTCATCAATCTTCAGGCTGGTATTGAGCCGGGTATGAGAATCCGAGGCGCCGGGACCGATAACCTGGCCTTCGTTGTCGATGGAGCGTCTATGCGTGATGCCCGGAGTAATCGTCCCTTTTCCAACGTCAGTTATACCGCTATTGATGAGGTACAGATCCAGACAGGCGGATTCAGCGCCGAGTACGGTAATGTACAATCCGGGCTGATTAACGTGGTCACAAAAGACCCACCGCGTAACCGCTATATCGCAGATGTACTCTTGCGCTACACTCCAGCCCAGCCGATGAGTTTTGGGGGCACGGCAAAGGACGACAATGCTTACTACTGGCGCCCATACACCGACCCTGATGTGATGCTAGTGGGAACGGAAAACGGTCCCTGGGATACGTATACCCAGCGGCAATATCCTAAATTTGACGGATGGACCTCCTTCGCTGAGGGCAGTCCCCTGACAGCCGAGCAGCTCCAAGAGGTATTTGCGTGGCACACCCGGAAGAGCGTCGAGATTGAAGAACCCGAATATGATATTGATGCGACACTCGGTGGCCCGTTAGTTCCAGGACTTGGCGGATCGCTTGGGGGGCTCCGTTTCCTGGCATCCTATCGACAGACCCAGGATCCTTACCTCTTTCCACAGGCACGCAAGGTGGCAACGACTAACACTGCCCAACTCAAGTTGCTCGCTGATCTCGGACCCAGCATGAAGCTTACACTTTCAGCCCTTCGGGGGGAGGAGAGCGGCACGGCCCATGCGGCCTTTGCCACCGTAGAAAATGAGCTGCCCCAGGAGGGTGGCATTCCCTCGTATCCCTGGAGCCTGGGGGGCCAGATCGGGGAAGAAGAAGCTGGCAACAATATGTATAGTGAGCCTGGCGGTCATGTGGCCAGGAGCACGATTTTTGGCACTGACCGGTACGCCATTACCGATGTTACGCGCGCACAGTTCGGGGCATCGTTCACCCATGCTCTGAACTCAAGGACATTCTATCAGATCAGGTTGAACCGTATGGTATCCAACTACGATTCCCATCCGGACTCCCGGCGGGATGAACTGGAGTCGGTCGGCGAAGACAATGGAAATGCTCTCAAATCTTTTCAGATCTATGATAGTTCAGGCGTTGCGATTCCCGACAGTTTTTACTACCTCGATTCGGCGCCGTTCGGCTGGACCTCCAGCGGGACGAGCAATCCGGGGAGCGCCTTACGCCTGGGTGGTCACTGGGCCCGCGCCCGTGACACATCCGTTGTGGCGGTTACGACAATCAAGTTCGATCTCACCAACCAAATCAACAGCTTCAACGAGCTTCAGTCCGGCTTGGAGTTGATCCTTTACGACTTCGATATGAATTACGGATCGGATGACTCAGTCATTGTCCATATTGATCGGTCGAAGCAGCGTTGGGAGAGGAACACCACCCAGTTTGCTCTCTACGTACAGGATAAGCTGGAATTCAAAGGCATGATCGCCAATGTGGGACTGCGTCTGGACTACTACAATCCTGGCAAGGATTGGTGGAAATATGATGCTTTTGAACGGGTCTTCAATTCCAAAGGACGGGATACCAGGGATGATGAGCTGGAGAAGGAAGATACGGACAAGCAAACCGCGTTGAGTCCCCGCATCGGTGTCTCTTTCCCCATTACGGTCAACAGCAAGTTGTTCTTTAATTACGGGCACTTCCGTGATATCTTGGTGCAGCGGGAACAGTTCCAGATTTCCACCCAGTGGCAGGGGAATATTGGTAACATCGGCAATCCCAATCACCCGCTCAAGAAAACCGTGTCTTATGAGCTGGGCTACGAGCAGAACCTTCTCGACCAGTACCTGCTGAGATTGTCGGGGTACTACAATGATCGCAGCAATCTGCCCGAAGATGTCTATCGCCAAAGCATTGATGGGGAAGTGCACTATGTTGTGAGTCAGCCCAGGCATTATGGGGATGTCAGGGGTCTGGAAATCACGCTCAACAAAATCAGGGGTCGGTGGTTCCGCGGGTTCGTTAATTACACTTACATGGTTGAAAAGGAAGGTAATTTTGGCTTGCTGGCACAGTTTGAAAACGACGTCACGCAGCTGGACTATGAAAGGACTACCGAGGAGCATTACCAGCAGAAACCGATTGCACAACCTTTCGCCCGCGCTGACCTGGAGTTTATCTTGCCGGCGACCTTCGGACCCAGATTGATCGGGACACATCTCCTGGGCGACTGGCATTTGAATGTTCTGTCCAGTTGGCGAGCTGGCGATGTTTTCACCTGGGGCGGCAGAGGTGGTGTTCCCCCCGGCCTACGTGATAATGTCCGGATGAGGGATTTTATGTCCGTCGATCTCCGGTTCAGCAAGAATTTCGACCTCGGTTTGGGTCGGACCCAGTTCTTCGTCGACGTAGCCAATGTCTTCAATCTCAAGTACATGTATTTTCATCCAGACAACCGGCAGCCGTTTGAAGGCCTGGATGACGAGCTCCTGGACTACAGCCAATATATGGAATCGCTCCATCTTTCGAAGGATGTGTTTGAAGACATAGATAACGTGCCCTATATCTTCATCGATGGTGATGACCGGCCCGGCGACTACCGCAATGCGGGGGTAGCCTTTGTGCCTATCGAGATCACCGCGGACAAGGATAATCTCCCCACTTTTGACTATTTAGAGCCAGACCGCAGGGTGCTCGGCTGGGTGGAAGGAGATAAAACAGGGGAAGGTACCTATTACGAGTACAATAAGAATACGGATACCTGGGAGACTGCGAGCTCCAGCTTCGTGGATCAAGTACTCGATGACAAGGCGTACATCGATATGCCGAATGAGACCTACCGGACTTTCCTCAATCCGCGGAAAATCCTCTTCGGAATCAGGGTTTCGTTCTGA
- a CDS encoding CotH kinase family protein, whose product MYVNSNVRVSVGQYSLSKIILIILLPAVLSHAKDQDSFFVSSNLPIVIINTYGQDIVDETRIVAHMGVIDNGPGQRNYLTDSYNDYDGQINIEIRGSSAQMFPKKQYALETQDENGDNLNVSLLGLPPENDWILYAPYSDKSLIRNALTYEISRRMDRYASRSLFCELMLNGDYRGVYVLMEKIKRDSNRVNIARLETENVGGSELTGGYILKIDKLAGENVGGWYSPYHPYPNAWQRIYYQYHYPKPDEITPEQERYIQDFIGHFENTMASENYAEPQSGYANIIDVSSFVDFIIVNEVTKNIDGYRLSTFMYKDRDSRGGKLTMGPVWDFNLAFGNANYFEGSSTEGWQLEFNQPYDFSQIPFWWSRICQDTTFISILNYRWLNLRLDVLSETRLFSVIDSMTTYLSEAEKRNFDRWPVLGTYVWPNAFIGQTYEHEVHYLRDWITSRLKWMDNHLPDHLIDIPDRKPPVAHSAQLLQNYPNPFNRTTTIYYELPEELYVSVKIYDPLGKRVRSLVNQVVQPGYRRITWDGTNDDGIFVSSGVYLYTLHAGGFILGHKMVFIK is encoded by the coding sequence ATGTATGTAAATTCGAATGTGCGGGTGTCAGTTGGCCAGTATTCTCTTTCTAAGATAATTCTTATTATTCTTTTGCCAGCGGTGCTTTCCCATGCAAAAGACCAAGACAGCTTCTTTGTTTCCTCCAATCTGCCAATCGTCATTATTAATACATACGGACAAGATATCGTCGATGAAACTAGAATTGTCGCCCATATGGGCGTTATCGATAATGGACCGGGACAGAGAAACTACCTGACCGACTCCTATAACGACTATGACGGTCAGATCAACATTGAAATCCGTGGCTCCAGTGCACAGATGTTCCCAAAGAAACAATATGCTTTGGAAACACAGGATGAAAATGGCGACAATCTAAATGTATCACTACTGGGATTGCCTCCTGAAAATGACTGGATTTTGTATGCACCCTACAGCGATAAGTCTCTAATACGTAACGCTTTAACTTACGAAATCAGCCGCAGAATGGACCGGTACGCCAGTCGAAGTCTCTTCTGTGAATTGATGTTAAACGGTGACTATAGGGGCGTATATGTTCTGATGGAGAAAATCAAACGCGATTCAAATCGGGTGAATATCGCCAGACTTGAAACCGAAAATGTTGGGGGCAGCGAATTAACGGGAGGGTATATACTTAAGATCGATAAACTGGCCGGAGAAAACGTTGGCGGTTGGTATTCACCATATCATCCTTATCCTAATGCCTGGCAACGAATCTACTATCAGTATCACTACCCGAAGCCAGATGAAATCACACCAGAACAGGAACGCTATATTCAGGACTTTATCGGCCATTTCGAAAACACTATGGCCAGCGAGAACTACGCCGAACCACAGTCCGGATACGCAAACATAATCGACGTGAGTTCTTTTGTCGATTTCATTATCGTTAATGAGGTCACAAAGAACATCGATGGTTATCGATTGAGCACCTTCATGTATAAAGATAGGGACAGTCGAGGTGGAAAACTAACGATGGGGCCTGTCTGGGATTTCAATCTGGCTTTTGGTAATGCCAATTACTTTGAAGGGTCATCGACAGAAGGGTGGCAACTCGAGTTTAATCAACCCTATGATTTCTCACAAATCCCGTTCTGGTGGTCCCGCATCTGTCAGGATACAACCTTCATTAGTATCCTGAATTATCGGTGGCTGAATCTTAGACTTGATGTGCTCTCTGAGACCCGTCTCTTCAGCGTCATTGATTCAATGACAACGTATTTGTCGGAAGCAGAGAAAAGGAATTTTGACCGGTGGCCTGTTCTCGGTACTTATGTTTGGCCAAATGCTTTCATTGGTCAAACTTACGAGCACGAGGTTCACTATCTCAGGGATTGGATAACATCGCGATTGAAGTGGATGGACAATCACCTTCCCGATCATCTGATAGATATCCCTGACAGGAAACCTCCTGTGGCACATTCAGCACAGTTACTTCAGAATTATCCAAATCCGTTCAATCGAACGACCACCATCTATTATGAACTGCCTGAAGAATTGTATGTATCTGTTAAGATCTACGATCCATTGGGGAAAAGAGTGAGATCGTTAGTGAACCAGGTAGTACAGCCCGGTTACAGAAGAATCACTTGGGATGGTACAAATGATGATGGTATCTTTGTGAGTTCAGGTGTATATCTGTACACCTTACATGCCGGTGGTTTCATTCTTGGCCACAAGATGGTTTTCATAAAATGA
- a CDS encoding carboxypeptidase-like regulatory domain-containing protein, translating to MVVEFGILFLVFAFVLPTTPALVQMGKITGQLTSAATRKPLPGANVLLVGTDLGTTTDQEGYYRITRVPPGSYDIQITFVGYTRTIVEDVKVNIYLTTTINFNLKLEVLEGQEVTITTAQPVVQMDVAAHLTNLDAKEVENLPIATIEDGVRLRAGSVNHVCKEVMQIEKTDGQGKTLSIISCRWEISWVPGIQPE from the coding sequence GTGGTTGTAGAATTCGGAATACTGTTTCTTGTGTTCGCTTTTGTTTTGCCCACAACACCAGCACTGGTGCAGATGGGTAAGATCACAGGCCAGCTCACGAGCGCAGCTACCAGAAAGCCTCTTCCAGGAGCTAACGTCTTACTCGTGGGAACTGACCTGGGCACAACGACAGACCAAGAAGGATACTACAGGATCACCCGTGTGCCGCCTGGTAGCTACGATATACAGATTACATTCGTAGGATACACACGGACCATTGTAGAGGACGTAAAGGTCAATATTTATCTAACAACAACCATTAATTTCAATTTGAAGCTGGAGGTGTTGGAGGGGCAAGAAGTGACGATTACAACGGCTCAGCCGGTCGTACAGATGGATGTTGCTGCACACCTGACAAACTTGGACGCCAAAGAAGTTGAGAATCTGCCCATTGCGACTATCGAAGACGGCGTCCGCCTGCGGGCGGGGAGTGTAAACCATGTCTGCAAAGAGGTCATGCAAATTGAAAAAACAGATGGACAAGGAAAGACGCTATCGATAATATCGTGCAGATGGGAGATTTCCTGGGTACCGGGAATCCAACCTGAATAA
- a CDS encoding glycoside hydrolase family 3 N-terminal domain-containing protein, with amino-acid sequence MIRRKYSKTLSYRLSLVAFLLLLTLPNCAEKPPQVSPDFEDLDEALYGDASRPADERIDDLLSRMTLDEKVGQMTQVGRQFLNDEEDIGIYFLGSLLSGGGSTPEVNEPAAWAEMYDRFQGAALSTRLGIPLIYGIDAVHGNNNVRGATIFPHNIGLGCANNPDLVRRVARATALEVAATGVDWTFGPCIAVPRDERWGRTYEGFAEEPQIVSRLAEAAVLGLQSDQLDNPSTILACAKHFVGDGGTTWGTGMDGKSDRGDAQISEEELRRIHLPGYVAAIEAGVGSIMASFNSWNGERCHGSRYLLTDLLKGELGFEGFVVSDWEGIDQLEGDYKSNIVTSINAGIDMVMVPGAVKWGGQSYVDFIKLLKEAVAEGSIPTDRVDDAVRRILRLKFKMGLFEAPFSDSSLLGSVGSDEHRALARESVRESIVLLKNDDGLLPLSKDLNRIHVAGKNANDLGHQCGGWTISWQGDSGRITEGTTVIEGIQQIVSATTTVTFSEDGSGAEGADAGVVVIGETPYAEGEGDREDLSLDQRDIDAIERVKGAGIPVVVIIISGRPLIIEAELDNWEALIAAWLPGTEGQGVADVLFGDYDPTGKLSISWPRTMSQIPINIGDEDYDPLFEFGFGLAF; translated from the coding sequence ATGATCAGGAGGAAATATTCAAAGACTTTGAGTTATCGCCTCTCACTGGTGGCCTTTCTGTTGCTTCTCACTCTTCCAAATTGTGCAGAAAAGCCACCTCAGGTATCGCCAGATTTTGAGGATCTGGATGAAGCCCTTTATGGAGACGCCAGCAGGCCGGCTGATGAACGAATTGACGATCTGCTGAGTCGAATGACCTTGGACGAAAAAGTGGGCCAGATGACACAGGTGGGCCGACAATTTCTCAACGACGAGGAGGATATCGGAATCTATTTCCTAGGCTCTCTACTCAGCGGTGGAGGCTCAACTCCGGAGGTCAATGAGCCAGCGGCTTGGGCAGAAATGTACGATCGATTCCAGGGTGCTGCCCTTTCAACCCGCTTGGGAATTCCCCTTATTTACGGAATAGATGCGGTTCACGGTAATAACAACGTCCGAGGTGCAACTATTTTTCCTCACAATATCGGTCTCGGGTGCGCAAACAATCCGGATCTGGTCAGGAGAGTGGCCAGAGCGACGGCTTTGGAAGTGGCGGCGACCGGAGTCGACTGGACATTCGGTCCCTGTATTGCTGTGCCGCGGGATGAACGGTGGGGGAGAACATATGAAGGTTTTGCCGAGGAACCTCAAATCGTATCCCGCCTTGCCGAAGCAGCCGTCTTGGGTCTTCAATCGGACCAGTTGGACAACCCCTCGACCATTCTGGCCTGCGCAAAACACTTCGTTGGTGATGGTGGAACGACGTGGGGAACAGGAATGGATGGTAAGTCGGATCGTGGCGATGCGCAAATCTCCGAGGAAGAGCTCAGAAGGATACATCTGCCGGGGTATGTGGCGGCGATAGAAGCAGGCGTTGGTTCCATCATGGCATCGTTCAATAGCTGGAATGGCGAAAGATGTCATGGAAGTAGGTACCTGTTAACTGACCTGCTGAAAGGCGAACTTGGATTCGAGGGGTTTGTTGTATCCGATTGGGAAGGAATTGATCAGCTGGAAGGTGACTACAAGTCGAATATCGTTACTTCCATTAATGCTGGAATTGATATGGTGATGGTTCCGGGTGCCGTCAAATGGGGTGGTCAATCGTATGTGGATTTCATAAAGTTGTTGAAGGAAGCCGTTGCAGAGGGGTCCATACCGACGGATCGGGTGGATGATGCGGTCAGGCGAATTTTGCGTCTGAAATTCAAGATGGGACTGTTTGAAGCTCCCTTCTCGGATAGTTCTCTTCTTGGTTCGGTTGGGAGTGACGAACACCGCGCGCTGGCCCGGGAAAGCGTTCGGGAATCCATTGTCTTACTGAAAAATGATGACGGTTTGTTACCCTTGTCCAAAGATCTAAACCGAATACATGTTGCCGGAAAGAATGCGAATGATCTGGGACATCAATGCGGCGGGTGGACCATTTCCTGGCAGGGAGATAGCGGTCGAATTACGGAAGGGACGACGGTCATTGAAGGCATTCAACAAATCGTCTCAGCAACAACTACGGTCACATTTTCTGAAGATGGGAGCGGGGCGGAAGGGGCCGATGCAGGTGTCGTCGTTATCGGCGAAACTCCTTATGCGGAAGGGGAAGGTGACAGAGAAGATCTCTCTCTGGATCAGAGAGACATTGATGCTATAGAGAGGGTTAAAGGTGCGGGAATTCCCGTTGTTGTCATCATCATTTCCGGCAGACCGTTAATCATTGAAGCGGAGTTGGATAACTGGGAAGCTCTTATTGCAGCCTGGCTACCGGGAACGGAGGGTCAAGGGGTAGCCGATGTCTTATTTGGTGACTACGATCCTACGGGCAAGCTGTCCATTTCGTGGCCGCGAACGATGTCACAAATCCCCATCAATATAGGTGACGAAGATTATGATCCTCTGTTCGAATTCGGATTTGGATTGGCTTTTTGA
- a CDS encoding MFS transporter yields the protein MNVKTRLGIMMFLQYAIWGAWYPVLSEYLTNTLGFTGIQIGVIYSLLPLATIIAPFVGGQIADRYFSSQKLIAFLQLSGGAMLIYVSTISDYVLMTWLMLVYCLTYAPTLALTNSIAFINLEQSEKEFGQIRVWGTIGWIVSGLVLSGWRILSSSTEAIAFQGDTLLLAGIFSIIMGLQSFTLPDTPPKKEGAKPWAFLEALKMLKNKNFAVFIIISFVVATELMFYYILTAPFLASEKIGLSSSKIPGVMVIAQVAEILVMAILLPRWLPKLGIRKILVIGVLAWPARYIIFAIGSPPWLVIASLSLHGFCFVFFFVAAFIYSDTVAPNDIRHSAQSLITLVTYGIGNYVGSLFAGWIKTYFTTEMGTNWTGVFLVPCGITVLSAVAFLLFFREEQVET from the coding sequence ATGAATGTGAAAACTCGACTGGGTATCATGATGTTTCTCCAGTATGCCATCTGGGGTGCCTGGTACCCTGTGCTTTCAGAGTATTTGACCAACACACTCGGCTTCACCGGAATCCAGATAGGTGTCATCTATAGCCTTCTGCCTCTTGCCACCATCATTGCACCCTTTGTTGGCGGACAAATCGCGGACAGGTATTTCTCCTCACAGAAACTGATCGCTTTTCTCCAGCTTTCCGGAGGAGCAATGCTCATTTACGTGTCGACCATCTCTGACTACGTACTCATGACGTGGCTGATGCTTGTCTACTGTCTGACCTATGCGCCAACACTTGCCTTGACCAACTCAATAGCTTTCATAAATCTTGAACAGTCGGAGAAAGAATTCGGGCAGATACGAGTATGGGGAACCATCGGGTGGATAGTTTCCGGACTTGTATTATCTGGATGGAGAATCCTTTCATCTTCCACAGAGGCGATTGCCTTTCAGGGAGACACTCTGCTCCTGGCTGGAATCTTTTCGATCATTATGGGCCTTCAGTCTTTCACCTTACCGGACACTCCTCCAAAAAAAGAAGGGGCGAAACCCTGGGCATTTCTTGAAGCCCTCAAGATGTTGAAAAATAAGAATTTTGCAGTGTTCATAATCATTTCATTTGTGGTAGCCACCGAACTGATGTTCTATTACATTCTTACGGCTCCATTCTTGGCTTCAGAAAAAATAGGTCTTTCGAGTTCAAAGATTCCGGGTGTGATGGTGATTGCTCAAGTCGCCGAAATTCTCGTAATGGCAATTCTACTTCCCCGTTGGCTACCGAAGCTTGGCATCCGGAAAATACTGGTGATTGGTGTGTTAGCCTGGCCAGCTCGATACATCATTTTTGCCATCGGTTCTCCTCCCTGGCTGGTGATTGCGTCATTGTCCCTGCATGGTTTCTGCTTCGTTTTCTTCTTTGTAGCGGCATTTATCTATTCTGACACGGTGGCACCGAACGATATCCGGCATTCAGCCCAGAGTCTTATCACGCTGGTCACCTACGGAATCGGGAATTACGTCGGAAGCCTTTTCGCCGGTTGGATTAAAACATATTTTACCACAGAGATGGGGACAAACTGGACAGGAGTATTTCTTGTCCCCTGCGGAATTACGGTACTCTCCGCAGTCGCCTTTCTCCTGTTCTTCCGAGAAGAGCAAGTGGAAACGTAA
- a CDS encoding aminotransferase class I/II-fold pyridoxal phosphate-dependent enzyme, with protein MGKRTFTRRQVLATTSLGALATITNWPFKSIFITGKDNSKLAILGGKPVRTERWPKWPIWDRKAENDIIDVLRSGKWWRGSGGHVVEFEKQYAELLGAKRCLTTASGTTALLVALHVLGVDAGDEVLVSPYTFIASYNVILLSKALPVFVDTDPETFTMDADKIEERINDRTTAILPVHIYGLPVNMDRVNEIARKHNLRVIEDACQAWLAEYRNKKVGTLGDLGCFSFQNSKHLPTGEGGAIVGDDGEIMDRCHSFHNCGRPFGSVKATTPYPTRGSNRRMQQFQAVMLMSQMKRIQKDADLRLENALYVNSKIEEIPGIIPYKLADGATRSAYHYYPFRYKKEFFNNAPRKKFLEALNAEGIPCWGGYGPQNKYGLIQEALNSRGYKRLFSEERLRRFRKENHLPGNDQLCQEAVCFEQNMLLGNKRDMDDIATAILKIYQNRDKLV; from the coding sequence ATGGGAAAAAGAACGTTCACTAGACGCCAGGTTCTCGCGACCACGTCTCTGGGAGCACTTGCAACTATTACAAATTGGCCATTCAAATCCATCTTCATAACAGGGAAAGACAACAGCAAACTTGCTATACTCGGCGGCAAGCCAGTTCGCACTGAACGTTGGCCGAAATGGCCGATTTGGGACCGGAAGGCAGAAAACGACATTATCGACGTGTTGCGCAGCGGTAAGTGGTGGCGAGGCAGTGGTGGCCACGTGGTCGAATTTGAAAAGCAATATGCCGAACTTTTGGGTGCGAAACGTTGTCTGACAACTGCCAGTGGGACGACAGCCCTTCTTGTGGCGCTGCACGTGCTTGGCGTGGATGCCGGCGATGAGGTGTTGGTTTCACCCTATACGTTCATTGCCAGTTACAACGTCATCCTCCTCTCTAAAGCCCTGCCGGTATTTGTGGATACCGATCCGGAAACATTTACCATGGACGCAGACAAAATTGAGGAGCGAATCAACGACCGCACTACCGCCATCCTCCCGGTACACATTTATGGTCTACCTGTCAACATGGACCGGGTAAACGAAATCGCCAGAAAACACAACCTAAGAGTAATCGAAGATGCCTGCCAGGCCTGGCTTGCAGAGTATCGAAACAAGAAGGTGGGTACGCTTGGTGATCTCGGCTGCTTCAGTTTCCAAAATTCCAAACACCTCCCTACAGGGGAAGGAGGGGCCATAGTCGGCGATGATGGCGAGATTATGGACCGCTGTCATTCATTCCACAACTGCGGCCGGCCTTTTGGCAGTGTCAAGGCCACCACGCCATACCCAACGCGCGGGAGTAACCGCCGGATGCAACAGTTCCAGGCTGTTATGCTCATGTCACAGATGAAACGTATCCAAAAGGATGCTGACCTTCGTCTCGAAAACGCCCTCTATGTGAACTCGAAAATCGAGGAAATACCTGGCATCATTCCTTACAAACTGGCAGATGGCGCTACCCGCTCAGCCTATCATTATTACCCGTTCCGGTACAAGAAGGAGTTTTTCAACAACGCGCCGAGAAAGAAATTCCTGGAAGCCCTGAACGCCGAGGGCATCCCCTGCTGGGGCGGCTATGGACCGCAAAACAAATACGGATTAATCCAGGAGGCATTGAACTCGAGAGGGTATAAAAGGTTGTTCTCAGAGGAAAGGCTCCGGCGCTTTCGAAAAGAGAACCATCTGCCTGGGAATGACCAGCTCTGTCAGGAGGCTGTCTGCTTCGAGCAAAACATGTTACTTGGCAACAAGCGCGACATGGATGATATTGCGACCGCCATTTTGAAGATCTACCAAAACCGGGATAAGCTGGTGTAG